One part of the Phoenix dactylifera cultivar Barhee BC4 chromosome 4, palm_55x_up_171113_PBpolish2nd_filt_p, whole genome shotgun sequence genome encodes these proteins:
- the LOC103707335 gene encoding multisubstrate pseudouridine synthase 7 isoform X3, which yields MRAIALLNRPPALAGLYSTYLLRPLRPPKPSETLAMAKSLDENDVGISCYVSSLPGFRGVLKQRYSDFIVNEVDLDEKIVHLTSFDLPPECTEVKEEENPPTSGKDCASEVESFRSLCGDHDAEALKGLLEKILSGVEGDIAPIVLSPDSDKSHRAEVHNFFKKNFKFLVTDTVEGSEGGSKCIRVRFCSVQGGGRSRRGKKRKNMGDSDLKDVMPFDSRGSDNWPENLGKFLRFHLYKENKDTQEALGVIGKMLGFQQRSFGFAGTKDKRSVSTQRVTIFKQHAERLAALNGRLFGIKVGDFCYVREGLVLGQLFGNRFTITLRGVVADSEDTIKEAANGLGRNGFINYYGLQRFGSGSVPTHLIGAALLRGEWKGAANLILDPREGERDIIREARVSYKEHGDIDLILKKLPRHLVAERAILQFLKKCPGNYLQALKAIPRTLRMMYVHSYQSYLWNHAASRRVQKYGISQVVLGDLVFCKESSAREVAAVDSSEPEDDCSDPYNCLPDTSEEAVPEEKVQSVKTVDSEDLLKAIYTFEDVVLPLPGSRILYPANDIADVYHDMAKKDGISLTESVHSAKEFSITNMRGGYRQVFQRPIDYGIVIIYR from the exons ATGCGAGCAATCGCGCTCCTAAACCGTCCTCCAGCTCTCGCCGGGCTCTACTCTACCTATCTTTTAAGGCCCCTGCGCCCTCCAAAACCCTCCGAAACCCTAGCCATGGCGAAATCCCTCGACGAAAATGACGTCGGCATCTCCTGCTACGTCTCCTCTCTCCCCGGCTTCCGTGGCGTCTTGAAGCAGAG ATACTCGGATTTCATCGTTAAcgaggtagatcttgatgaaaagaTCGTTCATCTcacctccttcgatctccccccTGAA TGTACGGaagtgaaagaagaagaaaatcctCCAACGAGTGGCAAAGATTGCGCCAGCGAGGTTGAATCATTTCGATCCCTTTGCGGTGACCACGATGCTGAAGCACTGAAAGGACTTCTTGAGAAGATCTTGTCTGGGGTAGAAGGTGATATCGCACCAATTGTTCTTTCTCCAGATTCTGATAAGTCTCATCGTGCG GAAGTTCATAACTTCttcaagaagaatttcaagTTCTTGGTCACGGATACTGTCGAAGGATCAGAAGGGGGTTCAAAATGCATAAGGGTCAGATTCTGCTCAGTGCAGGGCGGAGGTCGTAGcaggagagggaagaagaggaaaaatatGGGTGATTCGGATTTGAAAGACGTCATGCCCTTTGATAGCAGAGGCTCGGACAACTGGCCTGAGAATCTCGGCAAGTTTCTAAG GTTTCATCTTTATAAGGAGAACAAGGACACCCAAGAGGCTTTAGGAGTTATTGGCAAGATGCTAGGTTTTCAG CAACGTTCATTTGGGTTTGCTGGTACAAAGGATAAACGCTCCGTATCAACTCAAAGG GTTACCATATTCAAGCAGCACGCAGAAAGGTTAGCTGCTCTGAACGGCAGATTGTTTGGTATTAAAGTAGGAGACTTTTG CTATGTGAGGGAAGGGCTTGTTCTTGGTCAGTTATTTGGAAATCGCTTCACTATTACTTTGAG AGGTGTTGTTGCAGATTCTGAAGATACCATAAAAGAAGCTGCCAATGGCTTGGGAAGGAATGGGTTTATTAATTATTATGGTTTACAG CGTTTTGGAAGTGGTTCAGTACCAACCCATCTTATTGGAGCAGCACTGCTTCGAGGAGAGTGGAAGGGTGCTGCAAATCTGATCCTTGATCCAAGGGAAGGAG AACGTGATATCATAAGGGAGGCTCGGGTGTCTTATAAGGAACATGGTGATATTGATTTGATACTAAAGAAGTTGCCTCGCCATTTGGTTGCTGAGAGGGCTATT CTTCAATTCTTAAAGAAATGCCCTGGTAACTATCTGCAGGCACTGAAGGCTATACCCAGAACCCTGAGAATGAT gtATGTGCATAGTTACCAAAGTTACTTGTGGAACCATGCAGCTAGCAGGAGGGTGCAAAAGTATG GGATTTCACAGGTTGTACTAGGAGATTTGGTATTTTGTAAAGAAAGCTCTGCTAGGGAAGTAGCTGCTGTTGACAGCTCTGAACCTGAAGATGATTGCAGTGATCCATATAACTGCCTACCTGATACATCTGAAGAAGCAGTTCCTGAAGAAAAAGTTCAGTCTGTGAAG ACTGTTGATTCTGAAGATCTTCTTAAAGCAATCTATACATTTGAAGATGTTGTACTGCCTTTGCCTGG TTCAAGAATTCTCTATCCAGCAAATGACATTGCTGATGTGTATCATGACATGGCAAAGAAG GATGGCATCAGCTTGACAGAGAGTGTACACAGTGCCAA GGAATTTTCGATTACTAATATGAGGGGAGGTTACAGGCAGGTATTCCAGCGCCCGATTGATTAT GGGATTGTTATCATATACAGATGA
- the LOC103707335 gene encoding pseudouridylate synthase 7 homolog isoform X2, with translation MRAIALLNRPPALAGLYSTYLLRPLRPPKPSETLAMAKSLDENDVGISCYVSSLPGFRGVLKQRYSDFIVNEVDLDEKIVHLTSFDLPPECTEVKEEENPPTSGKDCASEVESFRSLCGDHDAEALKGLLEKILSGVEGDIAPIVLSPDSDKSHRAEVHNFFKKNFKFLVTDTVEGSEGGSKCIRVRFCSVQGGGRSRRGKKRKNMGDSDLKDVMPFDSRGSDNWPENLGKFLRFHLYKENKDTQEALGVIGKMLGFQQRSFGFAGTKDKRSVSTQRVTIFKQHAERLAALNGRLFGIKVGDFCYVREGLVLGQLFGNRFTITLRGVVADSEDTIKEAANGLGRNGFINYYGLQRFGSGSVPTHLIGAALLRGEWKGAANLILDPREGERDIIREARVSYKEHGDIDLILKKLPRHLVAERAILQFLKKCPGNYLQALKAIPRTLRMMYVHSYQSYLWNHAASRRVQKYGISQVVLGDLVFCKESSAREVAAVDSSEPEDDCSDPYNCLPDTSEEAVPEEKVQSVKDGISLTESVHSAKEFSITNMRGGYRQVFQRPIDYVWGLLSYTDDTVPLAETDLDIIHKRKPADLIKEELHANGNLGSQSNDFESQGSVSNHVAQDGSEGGSLQVESICSSDAQPSKLALKLGFTLPASSYATMAIRELLKMSTSVAHQKTMNP, from the exons ATGCGAGCAATCGCGCTCCTAAACCGTCCTCCAGCTCTCGCCGGGCTCTACTCTACCTATCTTTTAAGGCCCCTGCGCCCTCCAAAACCCTCCGAAACCCTAGCCATGGCGAAATCCCTCGACGAAAATGACGTCGGCATCTCCTGCTACGTCTCCTCTCTCCCCGGCTTCCGTGGCGTCTTGAAGCAGAG ATACTCGGATTTCATCGTTAAcgaggtagatcttgatgaaaagaTCGTTCATCTcacctccttcgatctccccccTGAA TGTACGGaagtgaaagaagaagaaaatcctCCAACGAGTGGCAAAGATTGCGCCAGCGAGGTTGAATCATTTCGATCCCTTTGCGGTGACCACGATGCTGAAGCACTGAAAGGACTTCTTGAGAAGATCTTGTCTGGGGTAGAAGGTGATATCGCACCAATTGTTCTTTCTCCAGATTCTGATAAGTCTCATCGTGCG GAAGTTCATAACTTCttcaagaagaatttcaagTTCTTGGTCACGGATACTGTCGAAGGATCAGAAGGGGGTTCAAAATGCATAAGGGTCAGATTCTGCTCAGTGCAGGGCGGAGGTCGTAGcaggagagggaagaagaggaaaaatatGGGTGATTCGGATTTGAAAGACGTCATGCCCTTTGATAGCAGAGGCTCGGACAACTGGCCTGAGAATCTCGGCAAGTTTCTAAG GTTTCATCTTTATAAGGAGAACAAGGACACCCAAGAGGCTTTAGGAGTTATTGGCAAGATGCTAGGTTTTCAG CAACGTTCATTTGGGTTTGCTGGTACAAAGGATAAACGCTCCGTATCAACTCAAAGG GTTACCATATTCAAGCAGCACGCAGAAAGGTTAGCTGCTCTGAACGGCAGATTGTTTGGTATTAAAGTAGGAGACTTTTG CTATGTGAGGGAAGGGCTTGTTCTTGGTCAGTTATTTGGAAATCGCTTCACTATTACTTTGAG AGGTGTTGTTGCAGATTCTGAAGATACCATAAAAGAAGCTGCCAATGGCTTGGGAAGGAATGGGTTTATTAATTATTATGGTTTACAG CGTTTTGGAAGTGGTTCAGTACCAACCCATCTTATTGGAGCAGCACTGCTTCGAGGAGAGTGGAAGGGTGCTGCAAATCTGATCCTTGATCCAAGGGAAGGAG AACGTGATATCATAAGGGAGGCTCGGGTGTCTTATAAGGAACATGGTGATATTGATTTGATACTAAAGAAGTTGCCTCGCCATTTGGTTGCTGAGAGGGCTATT CTTCAATTCTTAAAGAAATGCCCTGGTAACTATCTGCAGGCACTGAAGGCTATACCCAGAACCCTGAGAATGAT gtATGTGCATAGTTACCAAAGTTACTTGTGGAACCATGCAGCTAGCAGGAGGGTGCAAAAGTATG GGATTTCACAGGTTGTACTAGGAGATTTGGTATTTTGTAAAGAAAGCTCTGCTAGGGAAGTAGCTGCTGTTGACAGCTCTGAACCTGAAGATGATTGCAGTGATCCATATAACTGCCTACCTGATACATCTGAAGAAGCAGTTCCTGAAGAAAAAGTTCAGTCTGTGAAG GATGGCATCAGCTTGACAGAGAGTGTACACAGTGCCAA GGAATTTTCGATTACTAATATGAGGGGAGGTTACAGGCAGGTATTCCAGCGCCCGATTGATTATGTATG GGGATTGTTATCATATACAGATGACACTGTTCCCTTGGCAGAGACTGATTTGGATATCatacataaaagaaaacctgCTGATCTGATCAAGGAAGAACTGCATGCCAATGGGAACTTAGGAAGCCAAAGTAATGATTTTGAATCACAGGGTTCAGTAAGCAACCATGTGGCTCAGGATGGAAGCGAGGGTGGGTCATTACAAGTTGAGTCCATTTGCAGCTCTGATGCTCAGCCATCCAAGTTGGCTCTAAAATTAGGATTTACTCTGCCAGCTTCCTCCTATGCCACAATGGCTATAAGGgagttgctgaaaatgtcaacttCG GTTGCTCATCAGAAAACAATGAACCCTTGA
- the LOC103707335 gene encoding multisubstrate pseudouridine synthase 7 isoform X5, whose translation MRAIALLNRPPALAGLYSTYLLRPLRPPKPSETLAMAKSLDENDVGISCYVSSLPGFRGVLKQRYSDFIVNEVDLDEKIVHLTSFDLPPECTEVKEEENPPTSGKDCASEVESFRSLCGDHDAEALKGLLEKILSGVEGDIAPIVLSPDSDKSHRAEVHNFFKKNFKFLVTDTVEGSEGGSKCIRVRFCSVQGGGRSRRGKKRKNMGDSDLKDVMPFDSRGSDNWPENLGKFLRFHLYKENKDTQEALGVIGKMLGFQQRSFGFAGTKDKRSVSTQRVTIFKQHAERLAALNGRLFGIKVGDFCYVREGLVLGQLFGNRFTITLRGVVADSEDTIKEAANGLGRNGFINYYGLQRFGSGSVPTHLIGAALLRGEWKGAANLILDPREGERDIIREARVSYKEHGDIDLILKKLPRHLVAERAILQFLKKCPGNYLQALKAIPRTLRMMYVHSYQSYLWNHAASRRVQKYGISQVVLGDLVFCKESSAREVAAVDSSEPEDDCSDPYNCLPDTSEEAVPEEKVQSVKTVDSEDLLKAIYTFEDVVLPLPGSRILYPANDIADVYHDMAKKSLALDRNQW comes from the exons ATGCGAGCAATCGCGCTCCTAAACCGTCCTCCAGCTCTCGCCGGGCTCTACTCTACCTATCTTTTAAGGCCCCTGCGCCCTCCAAAACCCTCCGAAACCCTAGCCATGGCGAAATCCCTCGACGAAAATGACGTCGGCATCTCCTGCTACGTCTCCTCTCTCCCCGGCTTCCGTGGCGTCTTGAAGCAGAG ATACTCGGATTTCATCGTTAAcgaggtagatcttgatgaaaagaTCGTTCATCTcacctccttcgatctccccccTGAA TGTACGGaagtgaaagaagaagaaaatcctCCAACGAGTGGCAAAGATTGCGCCAGCGAGGTTGAATCATTTCGATCCCTTTGCGGTGACCACGATGCTGAAGCACTGAAAGGACTTCTTGAGAAGATCTTGTCTGGGGTAGAAGGTGATATCGCACCAATTGTTCTTTCTCCAGATTCTGATAAGTCTCATCGTGCG GAAGTTCATAACTTCttcaagaagaatttcaagTTCTTGGTCACGGATACTGTCGAAGGATCAGAAGGGGGTTCAAAATGCATAAGGGTCAGATTCTGCTCAGTGCAGGGCGGAGGTCGTAGcaggagagggaagaagaggaaaaatatGGGTGATTCGGATTTGAAAGACGTCATGCCCTTTGATAGCAGAGGCTCGGACAACTGGCCTGAGAATCTCGGCAAGTTTCTAAG GTTTCATCTTTATAAGGAGAACAAGGACACCCAAGAGGCTTTAGGAGTTATTGGCAAGATGCTAGGTTTTCAG CAACGTTCATTTGGGTTTGCTGGTACAAAGGATAAACGCTCCGTATCAACTCAAAGG GTTACCATATTCAAGCAGCACGCAGAAAGGTTAGCTGCTCTGAACGGCAGATTGTTTGGTATTAAAGTAGGAGACTTTTG CTATGTGAGGGAAGGGCTTGTTCTTGGTCAGTTATTTGGAAATCGCTTCACTATTACTTTGAG AGGTGTTGTTGCAGATTCTGAAGATACCATAAAAGAAGCTGCCAATGGCTTGGGAAGGAATGGGTTTATTAATTATTATGGTTTACAG CGTTTTGGAAGTGGTTCAGTACCAACCCATCTTATTGGAGCAGCACTGCTTCGAGGAGAGTGGAAGGGTGCTGCAAATCTGATCCTTGATCCAAGGGAAGGAG AACGTGATATCATAAGGGAGGCTCGGGTGTCTTATAAGGAACATGGTGATATTGATTTGATACTAAAGAAGTTGCCTCGCCATTTGGTTGCTGAGAGGGCTATT CTTCAATTCTTAAAGAAATGCCCTGGTAACTATCTGCAGGCACTGAAGGCTATACCCAGAACCCTGAGAATGAT gtATGTGCATAGTTACCAAAGTTACTTGTGGAACCATGCAGCTAGCAGGAGGGTGCAAAAGTATG GGATTTCACAGGTTGTACTAGGAGATTTGGTATTTTGTAAAGAAAGCTCTGCTAGGGAAGTAGCTGCTGTTGACAGCTCTGAACCTGAAGATGATTGCAGTGATCCATATAACTGCCTACCTGATACATCTGAAGAAGCAGTTCCTGAAGAAAAAGTTCAGTCTGTGAAG ACTGTTGATTCTGAAGATCTTCTTAAAGCAATCTATACATTTGAAGATGTTGTACTGCCTTTGCCTGG TTCAAGAATTCTCTATCCAGCAAATGACATTGCTGATGTGTATCATGACATGGCAAAGAAG AGCTTGGCCTTGGATAGAAATCAATGGTGA
- the LOC103707335 gene encoding multisubstrate pseudouridine synthase 7 isoform X1, with translation MRAIALLNRPPALAGLYSTYLLRPLRPPKPSETLAMAKSLDENDVGISCYVSSLPGFRGVLKQRYSDFIVNEVDLDEKIVHLTSFDLPPECTEVKEEENPPTSGKDCASEVESFRSLCGDHDAEALKGLLEKILSGVEGDIAPIVLSPDSDKSHRAEVHNFFKKNFKFLVTDTVEGSEGGSKCIRVRFCSVQGGGRSRRGKKRKNMGDSDLKDVMPFDSRGSDNWPENLGKFLRFHLYKENKDTQEALGVIGKMLGFQQRSFGFAGTKDKRSVSTQRVTIFKQHAERLAALNGRLFGIKVGDFCYVREGLVLGQLFGNRFTITLRGVVADSEDTIKEAANGLGRNGFINYYGLQRFGSGSVPTHLIGAALLRGEWKGAANLILDPREGERDIIREARVSYKEHGDIDLILKKLPRHLVAERAILQFLKKCPGNYLQALKAIPRTLRMMYVHSYQSYLWNHAASRRVQKYGISQVVLGDLVFCKESSAREVAAVDSSEPEDDCSDPYNCLPDTSEEAVPEEKVQSVKTVDSEDLLKAIYTFEDVVLPLPGSRILYPANDIADVYHDMAKKDGISLTESVHSAKEFSITNMRGGYRQVFQRPIDYVWGLLSYTDDTVPLAETDLDIIHKRKPADLIKEELHANGNLGSQSNDFESQGSVSNHVAQDGSEGGSLQVESICSSDAQPSKLALKLGFTLPASSYATMAIRELLKMSTSVAHQKTMNP, from the exons ATGCGAGCAATCGCGCTCCTAAACCGTCCTCCAGCTCTCGCCGGGCTCTACTCTACCTATCTTTTAAGGCCCCTGCGCCCTCCAAAACCCTCCGAAACCCTAGCCATGGCGAAATCCCTCGACGAAAATGACGTCGGCATCTCCTGCTACGTCTCCTCTCTCCCCGGCTTCCGTGGCGTCTTGAAGCAGAG ATACTCGGATTTCATCGTTAAcgaggtagatcttgatgaaaagaTCGTTCATCTcacctccttcgatctccccccTGAA TGTACGGaagtgaaagaagaagaaaatcctCCAACGAGTGGCAAAGATTGCGCCAGCGAGGTTGAATCATTTCGATCCCTTTGCGGTGACCACGATGCTGAAGCACTGAAAGGACTTCTTGAGAAGATCTTGTCTGGGGTAGAAGGTGATATCGCACCAATTGTTCTTTCTCCAGATTCTGATAAGTCTCATCGTGCG GAAGTTCATAACTTCttcaagaagaatttcaagTTCTTGGTCACGGATACTGTCGAAGGATCAGAAGGGGGTTCAAAATGCATAAGGGTCAGATTCTGCTCAGTGCAGGGCGGAGGTCGTAGcaggagagggaagaagaggaaaaatatGGGTGATTCGGATTTGAAAGACGTCATGCCCTTTGATAGCAGAGGCTCGGACAACTGGCCTGAGAATCTCGGCAAGTTTCTAAG GTTTCATCTTTATAAGGAGAACAAGGACACCCAAGAGGCTTTAGGAGTTATTGGCAAGATGCTAGGTTTTCAG CAACGTTCATTTGGGTTTGCTGGTACAAAGGATAAACGCTCCGTATCAACTCAAAGG GTTACCATATTCAAGCAGCACGCAGAAAGGTTAGCTGCTCTGAACGGCAGATTGTTTGGTATTAAAGTAGGAGACTTTTG CTATGTGAGGGAAGGGCTTGTTCTTGGTCAGTTATTTGGAAATCGCTTCACTATTACTTTGAG AGGTGTTGTTGCAGATTCTGAAGATACCATAAAAGAAGCTGCCAATGGCTTGGGAAGGAATGGGTTTATTAATTATTATGGTTTACAG CGTTTTGGAAGTGGTTCAGTACCAACCCATCTTATTGGAGCAGCACTGCTTCGAGGAGAGTGGAAGGGTGCTGCAAATCTGATCCTTGATCCAAGGGAAGGAG AACGTGATATCATAAGGGAGGCTCGGGTGTCTTATAAGGAACATGGTGATATTGATTTGATACTAAAGAAGTTGCCTCGCCATTTGGTTGCTGAGAGGGCTATT CTTCAATTCTTAAAGAAATGCCCTGGTAACTATCTGCAGGCACTGAAGGCTATACCCAGAACCCTGAGAATGAT gtATGTGCATAGTTACCAAAGTTACTTGTGGAACCATGCAGCTAGCAGGAGGGTGCAAAAGTATG GGATTTCACAGGTTGTACTAGGAGATTTGGTATTTTGTAAAGAAAGCTCTGCTAGGGAAGTAGCTGCTGTTGACAGCTCTGAACCTGAAGATGATTGCAGTGATCCATATAACTGCCTACCTGATACATCTGAAGAAGCAGTTCCTGAAGAAAAAGTTCAGTCTGTGAAG ACTGTTGATTCTGAAGATCTTCTTAAAGCAATCTATACATTTGAAGATGTTGTACTGCCTTTGCCTGG TTCAAGAATTCTCTATCCAGCAAATGACATTGCTGATGTGTATCATGACATGGCAAAGAAG GATGGCATCAGCTTGACAGAGAGTGTACACAGTGCCAA GGAATTTTCGATTACTAATATGAGGGGAGGTTACAGGCAGGTATTCCAGCGCCCGATTGATTATGTATG GGGATTGTTATCATATACAGATGACACTGTTCCCTTGGCAGAGACTGATTTGGATATCatacataaaagaaaacctgCTGATCTGATCAAGGAAGAACTGCATGCCAATGGGAACTTAGGAAGCCAAAGTAATGATTTTGAATCACAGGGTTCAGTAAGCAACCATGTGGCTCAGGATGGAAGCGAGGGTGGGTCATTACAAGTTGAGTCCATTTGCAGCTCTGATGCTCAGCCATCCAAGTTGGCTCTAAAATTAGGATTTACTCTGCCAGCTTCCTCCTATGCCACAATGGCTATAAGGgagttgctgaaaatgtcaacttCG GTTGCTCATCAGAAAACAATGAACCCTTGA
- the LOC103707335 gene encoding multisubstrate pseudouridine synthase 7 isoform X4, whose product MRAIALLNRPPALAGLYSTYLLRPLRPPKPSETLAMAKSLDENDVGISCYVSSLPGFRGVLKQRYSDFIVNEVDLDEKIVHLTSFDLPPECTEVKEEENPPTSGKDCASEVESFRSLCGDHDAEALKGLLEKILSGVEGDIAPIVLSPDSDKSHRAEVHNFFKKNFKFLVTDTVEGSEGGSKCIRVRFCSVQGGGRSRRGKKRKNMGDSDLKDVMPFDSRGSDNWPENLGKFLRFHLYKENKDTQEALGVIGKMLGFQQRSFGFAGTKDKRSVSTQRVTIFKQHAERLAALNGRLFGIKVGDFCYVREGLVLGQLFGNRFTITLRGVVADSEDTIKEAANGLGRNGFINYYGLQRFGSGSVPTHLIGAALLRGEWKGAANLILDPREGERDIIREARVSYKEHGDIDLILKKLPRHLVAERAILQFLKKCPGNYLQALKAIPRTLRMMYVHSYQSYLWNHAASRRVQKYGISQVVLGDLVFCKESSAREVAAVDSSEPEDDCSDPYNCLPDTSEEAVPEEKVQSVKTVDSEDLLKAIYTFEDVVLPLPGSRILYPANDIADVYHDMAKKVTLSISQSLALDRNQW is encoded by the exons ATGCGAGCAATCGCGCTCCTAAACCGTCCTCCAGCTCTCGCCGGGCTCTACTCTACCTATCTTTTAAGGCCCCTGCGCCCTCCAAAACCCTCCGAAACCCTAGCCATGGCGAAATCCCTCGACGAAAATGACGTCGGCATCTCCTGCTACGTCTCCTCTCTCCCCGGCTTCCGTGGCGTCTTGAAGCAGAG ATACTCGGATTTCATCGTTAAcgaggtagatcttgatgaaaagaTCGTTCATCTcacctccttcgatctccccccTGAA TGTACGGaagtgaaagaagaagaaaatcctCCAACGAGTGGCAAAGATTGCGCCAGCGAGGTTGAATCATTTCGATCCCTTTGCGGTGACCACGATGCTGAAGCACTGAAAGGACTTCTTGAGAAGATCTTGTCTGGGGTAGAAGGTGATATCGCACCAATTGTTCTTTCTCCAGATTCTGATAAGTCTCATCGTGCG GAAGTTCATAACTTCttcaagaagaatttcaagTTCTTGGTCACGGATACTGTCGAAGGATCAGAAGGGGGTTCAAAATGCATAAGGGTCAGATTCTGCTCAGTGCAGGGCGGAGGTCGTAGcaggagagggaagaagaggaaaaatatGGGTGATTCGGATTTGAAAGACGTCATGCCCTTTGATAGCAGAGGCTCGGACAACTGGCCTGAGAATCTCGGCAAGTTTCTAAG GTTTCATCTTTATAAGGAGAACAAGGACACCCAAGAGGCTTTAGGAGTTATTGGCAAGATGCTAGGTTTTCAG CAACGTTCATTTGGGTTTGCTGGTACAAAGGATAAACGCTCCGTATCAACTCAAAGG GTTACCATATTCAAGCAGCACGCAGAAAGGTTAGCTGCTCTGAACGGCAGATTGTTTGGTATTAAAGTAGGAGACTTTTG CTATGTGAGGGAAGGGCTTGTTCTTGGTCAGTTATTTGGAAATCGCTTCACTATTACTTTGAG AGGTGTTGTTGCAGATTCTGAAGATACCATAAAAGAAGCTGCCAATGGCTTGGGAAGGAATGGGTTTATTAATTATTATGGTTTACAG CGTTTTGGAAGTGGTTCAGTACCAACCCATCTTATTGGAGCAGCACTGCTTCGAGGAGAGTGGAAGGGTGCTGCAAATCTGATCCTTGATCCAAGGGAAGGAG AACGTGATATCATAAGGGAGGCTCGGGTGTCTTATAAGGAACATGGTGATATTGATTTGATACTAAAGAAGTTGCCTCGCCATTTGGTTGCTGAGAGGGCTATT CTTCAATTCTTAAAGAAATGCCCTGGTAACTATCTGCAGGCACTGAAGGCTATACCCAGAACCCTGAGAATGAT gtATGTGCATAGTTACCAAAGTTACTTGTGGAACCATGCAGCTAGCAGGAGGGTGCAAAAGTATG GGATTTCACAGGTTGTACTAGGAGATTTGGTATTTTGTAAAGAAAGCTCTGCTAGGGAAGTAGCTGCTGTTGACAGCTCTGAACCTGAAGATGATTGCAGTGATCCATATAACTGCCTACCTGATACATCTGAAGAAGCAGTTCCTGAAGAAAAAGTTCAGTCTGTGAAG ACTGTTGATTCTGAAGATCTTCTTAAAGCAATCTATACATTTGAAGATGTTGTACTGCCTTTGCCTGG TTCAAGAATTCTCTATCCAGCAAATGACATTGCTGATGTGTATCATGACATGGCAAAGAAG GTGACACTTTCCATTTCTCAGAGCTTGGCCTTGGATAGAAATCAATGGTGA